From Oscillospiraceae bacterium, one genomic window encodes:
- the cas5c gene encoding type I-C CRISPR-associated protein Cas5c: protein MHENIVTFEVYGDWALFSDPITRVGGEKCSYQVPTYEALKGILHSVYWKPTLIWVIDAVRVMNKIQTETKGIRPIKYNGGNDLSYYTYLKDCRYQVKAHFEWNKNRPELEGDRDENKHHNVAKRKIEKGGNRDIFLGSRECQGYVEPCEFGGGKSFYGDTPELSFGLMYHGITYADEAYSEKTEGQMTVRFWYPVMKNGVIEFLKPQDCPVVRTVREMEIKPFGKEYGNFTPLSETKEAT from the coding sequence ATGCATGAGAACATCGTGACGTTTGAGGTGTACGGTGACTGGGCGCTGTTTTCCGACCCGATTACCCGCGTCGGCGGCGAAAAGTGTTCCTACCAGGTGCCGACCTATGAGGCACTGAAGGGGATTCTGCACTCGGTTTATTGGAAGCCGACCTTGATTTGGGTGATTGATGCGGTTCGGGTCATGAACAAAATCCAAACCGAGACCAAGGGGATCAGGCCGATCAAGTATAACGGCGGAAACGACCTGTCGTATTACACCTATCTCAAGGACTGCCGCTATCAGGTTAAGGCGCATTTCGAATGGAATAAAAACCGCCCGGAACTTGAAGGAGACCGCGATGAAAACAAGCATCACAACGTTGCAAAACGCAAGATCGAAAAAGGGGGAAACCGGGACATATTTTTAGGCAGCCGGGAGTGCCAGGGATATGTCGAGCCGTGCGAGTTCGGCGGCGGAAAGAGTTTTTACGGGGATACGCCGGAACTGTCGTTCGGATTGATGTACCACGGCATCACTTACGCCGACGAGGCCTATTCCGAAAAGACGGAGGGACAAATGACCGTCCGATTTTGGTATCCCGTGATGAAAAACGGTGTGATCGAATTCTTAAAACCACAGGACTGTCCGGTCGTCAGAACTGTCCGGGAGATGGAGATCAAGCCGTTCGGGAAGGAATACGGTAATTTTACACCGCTGTCCGAGACAAAGGAGGCGACCTGA
- the cas8c gene encoding type I-C CRISPR-associated protein Cas8c/Csd1, producing the protein MGWMQRCLETYDNNAHMVGKIVADKEPLAPMFFITQKAQIEVTLTEDGQFYGARLILKDEERTLIPATEDSEGRAGKTIFPHPLCDELRYIALGNETYPDHENYRDKYEAYLKELASWVESKQSHYIVRAVYRYCLGGTMIADLTAAGIVQCGEDGRLKEGKIGSDSFEQCLARWRVLKAGYTGGESWTDKTLFDSYRDFRIEQAEHEEKAVCYVSGIPLSTAKKHPKGTVRNSYGAKLLSSNDEINFTYRGRFATAEEAYSVGLVTTQKVHAALRWMVENQGTNYGGRTFICFNPKGKEVPKPEPGGMNDGMEDDPETAPLTMPEYRDRMRKALAGYRANLGDNEDIVLISLDAATTGRLSVTYYNELKSSDFLDRLENWRETCCWYQTWFTPEKKPHLKIATPGTVPLVNGAFGTEQGGMLKTDDKVMREQAQRLLHCVIDAQAVPYDIVHALVHRASMPQAFSRGNRERILSETCALVRKHENDKRKGDVWTMELDSQNSDRSYLFGRLLAIAEKAESSTYTDADGGRETNAIRLWSAYVQHPMHGWAILKKQLIPYYGKLKPGSRYFYEKLIEEIVATIEENDAAQLNRPLEDVYLLGYYLQRRELNQKKKVDGETIDNTEEQ; encoded by the coding sequence ATGGGCTGGATGCAGAGATGTCTCGAGACCTATGACAACAACGCCCACATGGTCGGGAAAATCGTCGCCGACAAAGAACCGCTTGCGCCGATGTTCTTTATCACACAGAAGGCGCAAATAGAAGTCACATTGACCGAAGACGGGCAATTTTACGGTGCCAGACTGATTTTAAAAGACGAGGAAAGAACTTTAATCCCCGCCACCGAGGATTCGGAGGGCCGAGCTGGAAAAACAATATTTCCCCATCCTTTATGTGATGAATTACGTTATATTGCGCTTGGGAATGAAACCTATCCCGATCACGAGAACTACCGGGATAAATACGAGGCGTATCTGAAGGAGCTGGCTTCCTGGGTTGAATCAAAACAATCGCACTATATTGTGAGGGCGGTGTATAGGTACTGTCTCGGCGGGACGATGATTGCCGATTTGACAGCCGCAGGGATCGTTCAATGCGGCGAAGACGGCAGATTGAAAGAGGGGAAAATCGGCAGCGACAGTTTTGAGCAATGTCTTGCCCGCTGGCGTGTGCTGAAAGCCGGATATACAGGCGGAGAGTCCTGGACGGATAAAACCCTGTTCGACAGTTACCGGGATTTCCGCATCGAACAAGCCGAGCATGAAGAAAAGGCCGTTTGTTATGTCAGCGGTATACCTTTATCCACAGCAAAGAAACACCCAAAAGGAACAGTACGCAATTCATATGGAGCAAAATTACTTTCGTCTAACGACGAGATCAATTTTACTTACCGCGGTCGGTTCGCCACAGCGGAGGAGGCCTATTCGGTCGGTCTCGTGACCACACAGAAAGTTCACGCCGCACTGCGCTGGATGGTCGAAAATCAAGGAACAAATTACGGCGGCAGAACTTTTATATGCTTTAATCCGAAGGGTAAGGAAGTGCCGAAGCCGGAACCGGGCGGCATGAATGACGGAATGGAGGATGACCCGGAGACCGCTCCGCTGACCATGCCGGAGTACCGTGACAGGATGCGGAAAGCACTTGCCGGTTATCGTGCGAACTTAGGGGACAATGAAGACATCGTGTTGATTTCGCTCGATGCGGCCACCACCGGACGGCTGTCGGTCACTTACTACAATGAGCTGAAGTCGTCGGATTTTCTCGATCGGTTGGAGAATTGGCGCGAGACATGCTGCTGGTACCAAACGTGGTTCACCCCCGAAAAAAAGCCGCATTTAAAAATTGCGACGCCGGGGACTGTGCCGCTCGTGAACGGCGCGTTCGGGACCGAACAGGGCGGGATGTTGAAAACCGACGACAAGGTGATGCGGGAACAGGCACAGCGGCTTCTGCACTGCGTGATCGACGCACAGGCGGTGCCGTACGACATCGTACATGCGCTGGTACATCGGGCTTCGATGCCTCAGGCCTTTTCTCGCGGAAACCGGGAGCGAATTCTCTCGGAGACCTGCGCGCTGGTTCGGAAACATGAAAATGACAAACGAAAAGGAGATGTATGGACAATGGAACTCGATTCCCAAAACAGCGACCGCAGCTACCTGTTCGGCCGTCTGCTCGCCATCGCCGAAAAGGCAGAGAGCAGCACTTATACAGATGCTGACGGAGGTCGTGAAACAAACGCCATCCGCCTGTGGTCGGCATATGTACAGCATCCGATGCACGGTTGGGCAATATTGAAAAAGCAACTGATTCCGTACTACGGAAAGCTGAAACCCGGGTCACGATATTTTTATGAAAAACTGATTGAGGAAATCGTCGCCACGATCGAGGAAAACGATGCCGCACAGTTAAATCGCCCGCTGGAGGATGTCTATTTACTGGGGTATTACCTGCAGAGGCGGGAACTTAACCAAAAGAAAAAGGTCGACGGGGAAACCATCGATAATACCGAAGAACAATAA
- the cas3 gene encoding CRISPR-associated helicase Cas3', with product MDNHPAHIRNEENGERTVQTLTLHSRNVARYCADHLSALSLCHLGYLTGLIHDFGKATNKFADYIERAAAGENVMRGSVNHTFAGVKYIFSLFHGKGDEISDAVSELIAYAVGAHHGLFDCVSAEGKDGFLHRLEKDEDEISYDEAVSEFLKECSTTAEIETLFEEAKNEVKAVWEIIRKISRLKATSATYYKGMTERMLLSALIDADRRDTAEFILGEKRPENVEMSPIWNSALKHLEGKLSEIVLTGDIEIYEARKYISESCKNFPAKNGVYRLTVPTGSGKTLSALRFALTRAAGDKHLKRIIYAAPLLSILEQNASVIREYIGNDEIVLEHHSDIIDETKMESKSQDEKDQYKQRQYDLLCEDWHAPVIITTFVQLLNTLFEGRTSCIRRMNSLCESVIIIDEIQSLPLKLISMMNEAFNFLTGVCGAIVVLCSATQPCFAETAHPLQLAEQPDIVPFDEKLWRVFERTRIVDKCKSDGYATEEMAAFVIDAMVGCDSLLFICNTKNAAYDLFKLLEIKNKNTEEPFLLFHLSAAMCPQHRIDTLKAIKSNLCKRHVVCISTQLVEAGVDISFQCVVRVMAGLDNIAQAAGRCNRSGEYPEACNVYVVNAKDEHLGPLAEIRHAQDAADNFLYSFSKIPEQFGNSILSEKSVSYYYHCLYKDPNVKKVFDYPVSHLNTSIYEMLSKNERFVGQAHEPVCTFLKQAFKTAGENFEVFGEKTTDVIVPYNERANTLIADLYSKKAETDLKYLKEKLHAAKPYTVSLYDFHRRQLEDAGGIYAVEGKPFITVQPGFYDRNTGVGIDMILYQ from the coding sequence ATGGACAATCATCCGGCACACATCAGGAATGAAGAGAACGGGGAGCGCACCGTTCAGACACTGACCCTGCATTCACGAAATGTCGCAAGATACTGCGCAGACCATCTCTCTGCGCTCAGCCTCTGTCATCTCGGGTATTTAACAGGTTTGATACACGATTTCGGCAAGGCAACCAACAAATTCGCCGATTACATAGAACGCGCCGCCGCAGGTGAAAATGTCATGCGTGGAAGTGTCAACCACACTTTTGCGGGTGTCAAATATATATTTTCCCTGTTCCACGGAAAAGGCGATGAAATTTCCGATGCGGTCAGCGAGCTCATCGCTTATGCAGTCGGCGCACATCATGGGTTGTTTGACTGTGTTTCGGCGGAAGGGAAGGATGGCTTTTTACACCGGCTTGAAAAAGACGAAGACGAAATCTCATATGATGAAGCAGTGTCCGAATTTTTAAAAGAATGTTCAACCACCGCCGAAATTGAAACGCTTTTCGAAGAAGCGAAAAATGAGGTAAAAGCGGTCTGGGAAATAATCCGTAAGATCTCTCGTTTAAAAGCCACTTCAGCGACATATTACAAAGGAATGACAGAAAGGATGTTGCTTTCGGCGCTGATTGACGCGGACCGACGAGATACAGCGGAATTTATACTCGGAGAAAAAAGGCCGGAGAACGTTGAAATGAGTCCGATTTGGAATTCTGCTTTGAAACATCTCGAAGGAAAGCTGTCTGAGATTGTATTGACCGGAGACATTGAAATATACGAGGCACGCAAATACATATCAGAATCGTGTAAAAACTTTCCGGCGAAAAACGGGGTTTACCGGCTGACCGTACCCACAGGTTCCGGAAAAACCCTGTCGGCGCTGAGGTTTGCGTTGACCCGAGCGGCGGGTGATAAACACTTGAAACGGATTATCTATGCGGCACCGCTGTTGAGTATTCTGGAACAGAATGCCTCTGTAATCAGAGAGTACATCGGAAACGATGAGATTGTTTTGGAACATCATTCCGATATCATAGATGAGACAAAAATGGAAAGTAAATCTCAAGACGAAAAAGATCAATATAAACAGCGGCAATATGATCTGTTATGTGAGGACTGGCACGCGCCGGTGATCATCACAACCTTCGTTCAGTTATTGAACACCCTGTTCGAGGGCAGGACAAGCTGTATCAGGAGAATGAACTCACTGTGCGAAAGTGTGATTATCATCGATGAAATTCAATCGTTGCCGCTGAAGCTGATTTCGATGATGAACGAGGCATTCAATTTTTTGACCGGTGTCTGCGGTGCAATCGTGGTACTCTGTTCGGCGACGCAGCCGTGTTTCGCCGAAACCGCGCATCCGCTGCAGCTGGCTGAGCAGCCTGATATCGTGCCGTTCGATGAAAAACTGTGGCGTGTGTTCGAGCGCACGCGTATCGTTGACAAGTGCAAATCCGACGGGTACGCGACCGAAGAAATGGCCGCATTCGTTATAGACGCGATGGTTGGATGCGACAGTTTACTGTTCATCTGCAATACCAAAAACGCAGCATACGATTTGTTTAAATTGCTTGAAATCAAAAACAAAAATACGGAAGAACCGTTTTTGCTTTTTCATCTCTCAGCAGCAATGTGCCCGCAGCACCGCATTGACACACTTAAGGCAATCAAGAGTAACCTGTGTAAAAGACACGTTGTCTGCATTTCGACGCAGCTGGTGGAGGCCGGAGTCGATATCTCATTTCAATGTGTAGTCAGGGTGATGGCGGGGTTGGATAATATCGCACAGGCGGCAGGCCGGTGCAACCGGAGCGGGGAATATCCCGAGGCCTGCAATGTCTATGTCGTGAACGCAAAAGACGAACATCTCGGGCCGTTGGCAGAAATCCGGCATGCGCAGGACGCAGCAGACAATTTTCTGTACAGCTTCTCGAAAATACCGGAGCAGTTCGGAAACAGCATCCTCTCGGAGAAATCCGTCAGTTATTACTATCATTGTCTGTATAAAGACCCGAATGTCAAAAAGGTCTTCGATTATCCCGTAAGCCATTTGAACACATCAATTTACGAGATGCTGTCGAAAAATGAGCGTTTTGTCGGGCAGGCGCATGAACCGGTCTGCACTTTTCTCAAACAGGCCTTCAAGACCGCCGGAGAAAATTTCGAGGTCTTCGGTGAAAAGACGACCGATGTGATTGTGCCGTATAACGAACGGGCAAATACGCTGATCGCAGATTTATATTCAAAAAAGGCGGAAACCGATTTGAAATATCTGAAAGAGAAACTCCATGCGGCAAAGCCATACACGGTCTCGCTGTACGATTTTCACAGAAGACAACTGGAGGACGCCGGAGGGATATATGCAGTTGAGGGTAAACCGTTCATTACCGTTCAGCCGGGGTTTTATGACCGGAACACCGGCGTCGGTATCGATATGATACTTTATCAATAG